In Gemmatimonadota bacterium, the genomic stretch CACGACATCGGCCTGGTTCATCATGCATGAGGAAAAGCGATTCTACGAGCAGAAGGTCATCTGGGCCGACGCGGCCCTGCTTGACATGTTCTCCATACCCTTTGTCACCGGCGATCCCCGGACCGCGCTGACCGAACCGTATTCGATCGTGATCTCGGAGGAAATGGCCTTCAAGTACTTCGGCGACGAAGATCCCATGGGGAAAGTCCTCAGGGGGGATAACCAGTGGGATTTCACGGTGTCCGGCGTCATGCGGAACATACCCGCCAATTCGCATCTGCGCCCGGATATGATCATATCCCTCTTGACACGAAACGCCCTGTATCCGAACAGCCTCGATGAGTGGGAGATGCACGAGAATCAATATACCTACATCATGCTGCATGAAAACGCCTCTCCGGATGACCTGGAAGCGCAACTGCCCGCCTTTCTGGAACGGAACAAATCAGGCAGGTTCAGTGAATCGACCAAGGTATTGAGACCTTCGTTGCAGCCCCTGCTGGACATTCACCTGCATTCGCACCGGGACAGCGAACTCGAGCCCAACGGTGATTTCCGCTACGTGGTGCTCTTCCTGATCATCGCGCTGCTGATACCGCTCATCGCGTGCATCAACTTCGTGAACCTGGCCACGGCGCGGTCGGCCATGCGCGCCAGGGAAGTGGGCGTACGCAAGGTGATGGGGGCCAACCGGTACCAGTTGCTGGGGCAGTTCCTGGGAGAAGCCGTCGTTATGACGGGACTCGCCATGATCGTCGCGATCGCACTTGTGTACCTCTGCCTGCCCGGCGTGAACGCGCTGGCCGGAAAGCAACTGGACTTCGCGCTGACGAACGGATTGGTGCTGGGGGCGCTCGTGGCGGGTACCCTCGTGATCGCAGTAGCAGCCGGCAGCTATCCCGCGGTCTACCTCTCGGGCTTCCTGCCCACCGAAGTTTTGAAAGGAAGTTTGAAGTCTGGAACGCATGGGATGGGACTTCGGCAGGTCCTGGTGGTAATCCAATTCGTCATGTCCATCTTTCTGCTGGTCAGCACCGCCGTCATCTACGACCAGCTCGCGTACATACAGGACATGAGACTCGGTTTCAACAAAGAGCACGTGATGGTCGTGAAAATCACGGGACAGGAGCAACGGGAAAACATCCTGGTACTGAAACAGCGCCTGGCGCAGATGCCCGGCGTGGTCGGAATGGCGACGACCGATGGGGTACCCGGCGTGAAGGCACCGAGGATTATGGCCGTTCGTTCCGATGAGATGAGCCCCGAGGACAACCTGATCGTGTCCGTGCTCACGTCGGACGACCGGTTCCTGGACGTCATGGAAATTGATCTCGTGGCGGGCCGAAACTTTCCGGTCGAATGGAGCAGGGATTCGACCATGGTACTCCTGCTCAACGAGACCGCGGCATTTAAACTGGGCTGGAAAGCGCCTCCCGACGCGATCGGCATGCCGGTCGAATGGATCGAGTACGGTGGATTGCGGGGACGCGTTCTGGGGGTCGTGGAGGATTTCCACCTCCAATCGATTCGCGAGGAAATCGAGCCGATCGTTTTCACGCACCATGCCCTCTACTTCACCGACGTGCTTATCCGGATCAGGCCGGAGGACGTAACGGACATCATCTCCCGGATCCGGGAAGTGTGGCGGGAGGTCGATCCCCTCTATCCCCTGGCATTCACGTTCCTCGACGACGATTTAGACAGCCTCTACCGCGCCGAAAACCAACTGGGTACGGTCTTCGCGGTCTTCGCCTTTCTCGCGATCTTCGTCGCGTGCCTGGGTCTTCTCGGGCTGGCTTCTTTCTCAATCCAGCAGAGAACCCGTGAGATCGGGATCCGAAAGGTGCTCGGAGCCACCGTTTCAGATATCGTGCTGCTGCTCTCCAGGGACTTCATGAAGTATGTCCTGCTCGCCAATGTCATCGCCTGGCCGCTTGCGTATTTCGTTATGGCGCGTTGGCTGCAGAACTACGCCTATTCAGCGGGAATCAGCTTCGCGTGGTTCATCGCGGGAGGCGTCGTCGCACTCGTTATCGCCTGGTTGACGATCGGTGCGCATGCGCTGGCTGCGGCGGGCAGGAACCCGGTGAACGCGCTGAAGCAGAACTGATGAGATTGAGTTGGAAGGAAATCCGGATTCCCACGGAGTTGCAGTACCATGGATGATCTTTCCGACATACGCGCATTCTACAACGAAGGCTGGGAAAGGGAGGCCGGCCGGTTGGTGCACCGGCAGCTGGAGGCCGAAGTTACTTGGCGCTACCTTGACCGGTATTTGCCCGACCAGGGCGAAATCCTCGATGTGGGTTTCGGCACCGGTGCGTACACCTTTCCGCTGGCTCGGTGCGGATTCCAGATCACTGCCGTGGATCTTTCCGATGAATTTACCACTCGATGCAAAGCCAGGGCGGATGAACTCGGTCTTGCTGACCGGATCGATTTCATGACGGGGGACGCCCGCACGCTGGAGCAAGTCCCCCGCGGTGCTTTCGAGGCAGTCCTCCTTCTGGGTCCTATGTACCATCTGGTGATTGAAGAGGACAGAACGGCAGCGCTGCGTTCGGCGTATGATTGTCTGAAACCGGGTGGAGTCGTCCTGTCCGCCTGGCTTTCCAGGTTCGGAAATTTCGGCAACCTGATCAAGAAGAACCCTTCGTGGATCGAGAACCGCGACGAGGTGCGTTGGTTGATCGAAAAAGGCCGTCGGCCGGATGATGCGCCCAGAGGCGGCTTCCGGGGACACTTTTCCCGTTTGGAGGAGATCGCGCCCATACACGAAAAGGTGGGTTTCCACACGTTGCAGATCGCCGGGGTAGAGCCGGCCATTTCCGCGGACGACGAAAGTTACAACAGGTTGGAGGGTGATGTGCGGGAGCGCTGGCTGAATCTCCTTTTCGAAATCAGTTCGGAGCCCAGCATCGTGGCCGCCTCGAGACACATCCTCTACGTGGGCCGGAGGAATTCGACATGAATGGACCCGCATACGGACGTACGGCGACCAACACTGTGCTGAATGCCGCCGGCAAGTACCATCATTGGAAGGGCAAGGGAGGCTTGTCGATTAAATCATTCTCCAACGGCTCGGCGAAGTATGAAATCGGCAACCATGCGATCGAAGTCGACGATAAATCGTACCTGGTGCTGAATCACGGACAGGAATACGCTGTATCGATCGACTCGCCTTCGAAAGTCGAAGCATTCTGTATCTTCTTCAGGGATGGATTTGCTGAGGAGGTCTGTGCATCCGTAAACTCGAAGGCTGTTACGTTGCTCGATGATCCTGAAAGACGCTCGCGCCGGCTGGAATTCTTCCAGACTGCCCGTCCACAAGACCGCGTTCTGACGCCGGCCTTGAGCCGGTTCAGATCAGCATATTTGCTGAGACGCGAAGAACCCGGGTGGGTCGAGGAGCAGATGCACGCGGTGATGGTTGGACTGCTGAGCGCACATCAGCAGATATTAAAGGAAGTTGCGTCCGTCAAGGCCGTTCGTGCGGTGACGCGAACCGAGATTTACCGACGCATCCACACGGCCCGAGATTACATGTGTTCCTCCCTCTCGGATCCCGTTTCCCTCGATTCGATGGCAGCGGTGGCGTGTCTCTCCCCGAATCACTTCCTGCGCAGGTTTCGCGAGATTGTCGGCAGAACCCCACACCAGTATCTCGTTATGAAGCGACTGGAGCGAGCCGCCAGGCTACTGGAGACGACAGACCGAAGCGTGACTGAGATAGCCTACGAAGTGGGATTCGCAAGTCCGGGTTCGTTCAGCTGGCTATTTCGCCGTCGACACGGAATCTCGCCGAGACAATACCGCAGGTCAAAAAAGTGATTTCGAAGAAGTTTGCGGCAGAGGATTTCTGTATTTTAGGTTTGACATTTACGACTATCGAATCCTAACCACAGGAGGTCCAACATGTCGCAACATAACGAATTCGGCCTTTCGGCCATCGGTCAGGTTTCCGTCACGGTGCAGGATCTCGACCGAGCCGTTGCCTTCTATCGCGATCAATTGGGCATGCCGTTCCTGTTCCAGGTGCCGAACATGGCGTTCTTCGACTGCGCGGGCGTACGTCTCATGTTGAATATCCCGGAGGAGGGGTTTGAAGATATCCACACTTCAATACTGTATTACAAAGTCGACGATATCCAGGACGCCTACCGTATTATGAAGGACAGGGACGTACGGTTCGTTGGACGGCCACACAAGATCGCCGATCTTCAGGACCACGAACTATGGATGGCGTTCTTCCGGGACAGCGAGGCGAACATCCTGGCGCTCATGGCCGAGATCCCCCACCAGGAATAGCTTCAGGAATAGACCCGCTCCAGGTTACGTTCCGAGTTCTGGAGGGACTGATACAGTGCCCACAGTTCCTCCTTGATGGCCTCTCTGATCTCGTCCGTCACTTTATCTTGCTTCGCTGCGCTGTCCGGCACAAACGGCACGGTCTCCCCATCGCTCTTCGAGTAGAATCCGAACTGCTCGATCATACTGTCGTATTCCTCCCCGGTCACCTCGATTCCGAAGAAGCGAAGGATCCGGGGGAGGTTTTCCGGCCTCAACTGTGTATAGTCCACGAACAGGCAGTGATCGCAGGTGTTTTCAACGGCGATCCGAAGCGTGGAGGATTCAACCTGCACACTGAAGGCCAGATCGCTCATCCGTTTGATGGCTTCAATCGGAAGAGCGGCTTCGAAAGCGCCTTCGGCGGTATTCTTGTTGCGGATGAACCACGCGGGTCCGTCGAGCGAGGTCGGGATGATCTCGTAGGGATTTCGATAGAGGAACAACCAGGGTACGCCGGGATAGAGCCCTCGGATCATATCCAACCGCTTAACGTGATTGCTGGAGAACTTAACGAAGAATCGTTCGTGTACAGGCAGCCGCCTGTGTCCATATATGTTGAGCAAGGACTGGAAATAAGATGCGCGTTTTTCTCTGAATATCTCGTCGTATTCGACACCTAACAATTGCTGTACAGGTTCCGCTTCCTTGATGACTATGTGCCTGTCCAGGTTCGACA encodes the following:
- a CDS encoding helix-turn-helix transcriptional regulator, whose translation is MNGPAYGRTATNTVLNAAGKYHHWKGKGGLSIKSFSNGSAKYEIGNHAIEVDDKSYLVLNHGQEYAVSIDSPSKVEAFCIFFRDGFAEEVCASVNSKAVTLLDDPERRSRRLEFFQTARPQDRVLTPALSRFRSAYLLRREEPGWVEEQMHAVMVGLLSAHQQILKEVASVKAVRAVTRTEIYRRIHTARDYMCSSLSDPVSLDSMAAVACLSPNHFLRRFREIVGRTPHQYLVMKRLERAARLLETTDRSVTEIAYEVGFASPGSFSWLFRRRHGISPRQYRRSKK
- a CDS encoding FtsX-like permease family protein, which translates into the protein MLHNYLTIALRNLLRYPSYTLINIVGLAIGLAACMLILLYVWDELSYDRYHPHADRVYRVVDDIESAGQTVRTAGSPSGWGPALKRDFPEIELFARVRGTTSAWFIMHEEKRFYEQKVIWADAALLDMFSIPFVTGDPRTALTEPYSIVISEEMAFKYFGDEDPMGKVLRGDNQWDFTVSGVMRNIPANSHLRPDMIISLLTRNALYPNSLDEWEMHENQYTYIMLHENASPDDLEAQLPAFLERNKSGRFSESTKVLRPSLQPLLDIHLHSHRDSELEPNGDFRYVVLFLIIALLIPLIACINFVNLATARSAMRAREVGVRKVMGANRYQLLGQFLGEAVVMTGLAMIVAIALVYLCLPGVNALAGKQLDFALTNGLVLGALVAGTLVIAVAAGSYPAVYLSGFLPTEVLKGSLKSGTHGMGLRQVLVVIQFVMSIFLLVSTAVIYDQLAYIQDMRLGFNKEHVMVVKITGQEQRENILVLKQRLAQMPGVVGMATTDGVPGVKAPRIMAVRSDEMSPEDNLIVSVLTSDDRFLDVMEIDLVAGRNFPVEWSRDSTMVLLLNETAAFKLGWKAPPDAIGMPVEWIEYGGLRGRVLGVVEDFHLQSIREEIEPIVFTHHALYFTDVLIRIRPEDVTDIISRIREVWREVDPLYPLAFTFLDDDLDSLYRAENQLGTVFAVFAFLAIFVACLGLLGLASFSIQQRTREIGIRKVLGATVSDIVLLLSRDFMKYVLLANVIAWPLAYFVMARWLQNYAYSAGISFAWFIAGGVVALVIAWLTIGAHALAAAGRNPVNALKQN
- a CDS encoding class I SAM-dependent methyltransferase, with amino-acid sequence MDDLSDIRAFYNEGWEREAGRLVHRQLEAEVTWRYLDRYLPDQGEILDVGFGTGAYTFPLARCGFQITAVDLSDEFTTRCKARADELGLADRIDFMTGDARTLEQVPRGAFEAVLLLGPMYHLVIEEDRTAALRSAYDCLKPGGVVLSAWLSRFGNFGNLIKKNPSWIENRDEVRWLIEKGRRPDDAPRGGFRGHFSRLEEIAPIHEKVGFHTLQIAGVEPAISADDESYNRLEGDVRERWLNLLFEISSEPSIVAASRHILYVGRRNST
- a CDS encoding VOC family protein, which encodes MSQHNEFGLSAIGQVSVTVQDLDRAVAFYRDQLGMPFLFQVPNMAFFDCAGVRLMLNIPEEGFEDIHTSILYYKVDDIQDAYRIMKDRDVRFVGRPHKIADLQDHELWMAFFRDSEANILALMAEIPHQE